The genomic stretch tttcattattttttcttttcattctttttttttttttttttttttttttttttttNNNNNNNNNNNNNNNNNNNNCTTTTAAATTGCTGGTACCCTTTATATAGCTTTTGTATCCTTGTGGAATTTCTTTTTAAGAGAATTTTTGTATGAAaggattgatttcttttttcgATAGCACGTCTGTGAATTTGAAGCAGGTTATTATTCctgtttccttctttgttttttttttgataaaacttATTCCTGTTTCCTGTTGGTGATGTTGGTTAGATTTGCTGATTTTGCAGGGAActtgaattttgaaaaatggCCAATAATGAGGGGCAGGAAGCTTCCTCCCGTGGTAATGAATGGGAAGTCGTGTCACTGACGGCATCAACATATTCTGCTGCTCCTGGTCCGAAAAGAGTTGATGATGATAAAGGTAATGAGTTCATTGTATGTGAAGAGGGAACCGTAGATGCAACGTTTATTTCTGGTCACTTAACAAGCATGAAAATCCACCATTGGAGCCAGAGAAGAATGAGATTGATAATGAACCAAAAGGCGAAGGTGCAGCTGCTAATGATCTGCCCATGTTTGATATGAATAAATTTGAGAAGTAAAATGTAGAAGATTGGAATGCCAAAGAGTTGCCAGTATCGGATGAGTTAACTGGAATACAGTTCTTTGATGAAAAGGGTAATAGGCTTATCTCTTCGTGACACAGAGTTTGAAGAAGACATGGGTTTACGAGGACTAAATTTAATTGGCAAAGAGGAGAAATATATACAATTCTACTAAATTTAATTCTTCTGACAGTGAAGCAGATGTTAGTGGATCGACTGTGTATGATAAAGATGCAGTTGTCACTGAATCGTCTGATCCTTCTCAAAAAAGCTCAAACAATGATTCAGATCTTTCGAAGGCAGTAAGTCATACAGGAGAAGTTAAATTTAATAAGTATAGACTTCCCTGTGAGGAATTGTGGAAGAAAAGAACAGTTTCCTTATATATTAGTCTGTCTTTGTTGCTGCAGCTCTAATGGGCCTTGTCATTCTTGGTCAACgttggaaacaaaataagtgGGCAAGTTCAGGAACCTAAGAGGTAATCTGCATATTACCCTTCTCTTTGAAACAGGAAGTTAAATCAGCAGTCATAATGTTTTGCAGATAAAATTATGCTCAAGTTTTTGGTTGTCTCTATGTATGCATATCtgtgtatgtgtatgtgtatgtgtatgtgtatgtgtgaCCATATATGCAAACACTTGTGTTGAGCACAATAACTCAAATATTGAGCACATGGATTTGAGTaagttaaaatattttattatttcccgAAATTTGATATCCACTACCAATTTTATTATGCTTAACAACTACATGGTTATAAATTACTTGGAACAATTTTGAATGGAGTTATTTCATGTGTACATGAATCTATCTGCATGGGGAAATGGATGTAGCTAGAAAAATTGGTAGTGGATTTGGGAATTCCTGTTCTTATGTTGCCATGGTTCAGAAGACTGGAAAATGGAATCACTCCGCTTCCATTCTGTCTCTTCCATTGTAGACAAACAAATAGCCTGAGATGATTTCAGGTTCTATAAAAAACAACACTGATACTTAACTCTCTGACAGTTTGGAAGGTGATATATATTAACCAAATAATTGGAGGTTCTCAAATAGAGAAAGTCATTTGGTGTTACTGAGAACCCTGTTTGAGACATTTTCTCCTTATGTTGATCAACCCTTTGGAAGTTATAAATGGTGGGTGTGTTGGTTGGATTGAGTTAATGGCTGTAACttagatttttcttctttaaacaAGCTCCTAACACATATTAAGTCTCAGAATTTAAGATATTGAGATATGAGAAACTTAGCTTCAGTTCACTTTTTAGCTTTTTGAATAAAATTTAAACACTGGGAATATTCCATCATGATGTAGGACAATCAGGCTAATGTAGCAGAACCTAACCAGGGGCTCAATTATTTTGTTCTCAGAGTAGGATATCATTGGCATAACCTAATAAATCCCACTGCATCTCGAGAAAGTTTGTGTTTGAGCATTTTTAGATGAATGAGTGGGAAGGTAGGATATAACAGTTAAAAGGCTTTGAACATTTTTTGGACTTCAAAAGAGAAACTAAAAGGTGGGAAAAAACATGGATTAAAGAATGGGGAGAACAAAAAATGCAATTATTTTCTGAGAGTTACAGTGGAATGGTGAAACCGAGCTTTAATGTTCCTGGTCCTGAAGACTGGGATAAGAAACTAATGATACTGGGACAATAGTTCCTATAATTAATTGCTATGGCAGTTCCTGACCATTAATGTTAGCTCGCCATGAGGTGCTATGCCAGGAATACCACTGTTCATGATGGGGTTTATGTTTATATTGCTTTGTTTGCACACATTCCTCAGGTGGATTTATTCATTTTGTTGGTAATTGACATTTAACAATGTAATTTGACTTTGAAACTCTACTCCGATGGTATTTTGAAGGGTGTTCTTTTGtcgattgttttattattattttttttttaaagagttcTGAGAAGATATTAGATGTGCCTGATATTTTGAAGGGTGAGGTCCAACATTTAAATTGCTTTCTCTCGCCCAACGGCTTTGGTTTGCCATGAAGGAGGGCTGTTCTTCTTTACAGGTAACCTTTCCTGTCAAACTGTTTTGATTCACCATTAATGACCATTGTCTTCTTTATAGGTATGAGGTGTTGTGTTCCTCTAactctccatcttcttctctatCATACTCtctatttttattcattttctagAACACTTTTTTCTCCCTTATTACTCTTTCACATTAAAACTCAATAATTCCTAAACTAATCATATAGATAGGGGATATAAGGTCTAAAACAGGCCATGAAAATTAGGCGTAGGGAATTATGCCCAAAAAAAGCATGGCATTCTTGGTTCCCATGTAGGGTGTAATCTTCGGGTTCTACCTGTCTGGGTTTTTTATCTCCGTGGTCTGAGTCTTGCTTCGTGTTACGGTTCTGGTTGATCGATTATTTGGGTATGACCTTCGTCGTTGGGTTTCTTTCTGGTCTTGGGGATGCTTTCTAATTCGTTGGTGTGTTCTATTTCTATAATTCGTTGGGTTTTTTACGGTTTTCCAGAGATAGAGTGGATGATTTTGTATATACCGTGGAtataacaaaacaaaatatatcaaatacatgcaggttataataattttattattctcattttggtaattattaattatctttattaattttttttttttttttaagcttttgGTACAGAATTCGATTTTAACTatctttgatttatttatttatttttcacagTTTCGTCAAAAATTCCTTATCTCTTCTCTATTAATTTTCTCAGAGTGAGTGAAGTggatgcatctctctctctctctctctctctctctctctgtgtgtgtgtgtgtgttttctccTCTTAAATGACATATCTGCCCTATtatgggagaagaaagaaagagaaaacagtTATGTTGTTCAGAATTGCAACTAACCCCATGTAATCCAGAAGATAAAGGTTTTGAAGTGGATTACAACGTATTACTATTGATAAAACATTGCTAAGTAAAATCTACCCAACTTTTAAAAGTAAGGGTGATCATGAATATTTTCTAAGGGAAAAAGACTATATTCCAATGGAAATCGTTTAAAAGATTTACGATCAAAAGTTTATCCACACAAACACACTAAGAAAAATATTCTGCTTTACGTGCAACACATGTATCTGCACGTGTGTATTTACTAgtaatgtaaatatatatatatatatagttatatTATTCTAATTGACTTAAACATCTCTTGGGAAAGATTTTTTTATCCTCAGTTTCTTCTCCCATGTTCTAAAAGACCATTACACGTCAACATTGTTTGAAGTTCCACTTCAACAAAAGGTTCACTGTGGGGACTTTGAGGCGGACAGGTTAACAAATATGATTAGTAATGTTTCCAGCTAAACAGAAGAGGATTAGGAGGCATATAGAGAGTTACGTTGCAACTTCCACAAGGTAGCCTTAAAATAGAATGTTAATactttatattaaaaaaaaaaaaaaagcatggttAATGATTATTCAAAGAAAATATGGGTGACACGACGTCACTGTGACCTTTGTTATTCACCTTTTCGAGTCTTTTATCTATCTCCTCGTATAATTATATAAAGGGAGCGTTGAATATTTTAAAAactaaattgaattatttaattattatcaaAAGGTATCAGtgtctcaaaaaaaaaaaaaaaaaaaattgacattatCATGTANNNNNNNNNNNNNNNNNNNNNNNNNNNNNNNNNNNNNNNNNNNNNNNNNNNNNNNNNNNNNNNNNNNNNNNNNNNNNNNNNNNNNNNNNNNNNNNNNNNNNNNNNNNNNNNNNNNNNNNNNNNNNNNNNNNNNNNNNNNNNNNNNNNNNNNNNNNNNNNNNNNNNNNNNNNNNNNNNNNNNNNNNNNNNNNNNNNNNNNNNNNNNNNNNNNNNNNNNNNNNNNNNNNNNNNNNNNNNNNNNNtttttttttttttttttttttttttttttttttttttttttttttttttttttttttttttacttttgtaaatTATTATAAATACATCCAAAAGATGTCATTTACACAGTCAATTCAAATAAAGAGACAGTAgttaaaaaatattatagaaCCAAAtatattccccttttttttattggtaaaaccaaataaattctCCGCAGATTTAGAAGTTTGTGATATATTaattaatactttttttttgtaagaacaCATTTATTAATACATGAGCTGCCCAAACTACGTCCCTTACTATTCTTAAGATATGAATATCTTCAAAAGCTCAAAATTATTTATGTGGTGGAATAGCTTCCATGGCCCTGTGTGATTGGGCTAATTAAGAGATCTAGAAACTATCCATCGAATTTGATAATCCATTTCATTTAATTAAGAGGTAAGGTGCAAACCCTCAAAGACCCTTGTACTGATACTCCCTGCAATAGGTTCTTGGTTGCTTCTTGGGTTTTTGATTTTAATTAATTGTAGAGttgtattatatataatatatatatatatatatatataaaataagcaAGTAAATTTAcatcaaagaataataaaataatacaaacaACTTTGAGAAcagcccaaaaccaaaaacaaaagttcA from Macadamia integrifolia cultivar HAES 741 chromosome 14, SCU_Mint_v3, whole genome shotgun sequence encodes the following:
- the LOC122061750 gene encoding ATG8-interacting protein 2-like — protein: MANNEGQEASSRGNEWEVVSLTASTYSAAPGPKRVDDDKGNEFIHENPPLEPEKNEIDNEPKGEGAAANDLPMFDMNKFENEADVSGSTVYDKDAVVTESSDPSQKSSNNDSDLSKASVFVAAALMGLVILGQRWKQNKWASSGT